A genomic stretch from Limanda limanda chromosome 11, fLimLim1.1, whole genome shotgun sequence includes:
- the nsmce2 gene encoding E3 SUMO-protein ligase NSE2 encodes MSLSSVHATLTSLKTCQTDIGTGMDIVTNVAMDLAEAQDGEVHPGVKEMEDMILECAKLDREINYFVDVVQQVTTEVATQQSEAMFNLSAKVKEKFTERMAKLSDADLHRHQKVVAFKESIKNSVNPANRESAEGMEELDDDIAVTQSQVNFTCPLTQVEMVVPMKNKKCNHLYEEAAILSLIKARHSQKKKCRCPVVGCGNSDVKESDLILDQMLKRKIQSQKRNSNR; translated from the exons ATGTCTCTGAGCTCAGTTCACGCTACACTGACGAGTCTGAAGACCTGTCAGACGGACATCGGGACAGGGATGGACATAGTGACGAACGTGGCCATGGACCTGGCGGAGGCGCAGG ATGGAGAGGTGCATCCAGGCGTCAAAGAGATGGAGGATATGATTCTGGAGTGTGCCAAGCTGGACAGAGAGATTAACTACTTTGTTGATGTTGTGCAACAAGTCACAACGGAG GTTGCCACGCAGCAGTCAGAGGCCATGTTCAACCTGTCGGCCAAAGTGAAGGAGAAGTTCACTGAGAGAATGGCCAAACTCTCAGATGCTGATCTGCACCGCCACCAGAAAGTGGTGGCCTTCAAGGAAAGCATCAAGAACTCTGTCAACCCAG ccaACCGAGAGTCAGCAGAGGGCATGGAGGAGCTGGATGACGACATCGCAGTTACACAGAGCCAAGTCAACTTCACCTGCCCACTCACGCAG GTGGAAATGGTGGTCCCAATGAAGAATAAGAAGTGTAACCACCTCTATGAGGAAGCAGCTATACTGAGCCTGATCAAAGCAAGACACAGCCAGAAAAAGAAGTGCCG CTGCCCTGTGGTTGGCTGCGGGAACTCTGACGTAAAAGAGTCAGACCTCATTCTTGACCAGATGCTGAAGAGAAAGATCCAGAGCCAGAAGAGAAACAGCAACCGATAG
- the washc5 gene encoding WASH complex subunit 5 gives MVDFLAENNLCGQAILRIVSRGNAIIAELLRLSDFIPPVFRLKDKSDQQKYGDIICDFSYFKGPEYYEGKLEAKPDLQDLDEEFRENNIEILSRFYLAFESAHKYIVDLNRYLDDLHEGVYIQQTLETVLLNEDGKQLLCEALYLYGVMLLVIDQKIEGEVRERMLVSYYRYSAARSSGDSNLDDICKLLRSTGFSSQPGAKRPANYPESYFQRVPISSTFISMVIGRLRSDDIYNQVSAYPLPEHRSTALANQAAMLYVCLYFSPSILQTQQAKMREIVDKYFPDNWVISIYMGITVNLVEAWEPYKAAKIALNYTLETANIKEQASRYAAGMESLRPQVQQLLKEGFLREEIILDNIPKLLNCLRDCNVAIRWLMLHSAESAYDPNNKRLRQIKDQVLNDSKYKPRILFQLLLDTAQFEFTLKEMFKQMLSEKQIKWESYKNEGSERMMELAEVFSGVKPLTRVEKNENLQAWFREISKQIESLNYEDSTAAGRKTVQLIQALVEVQEFHQLESNLQICQFLADTRKFLHQMIRTINIKEEVLITMQIVGDLSYAWQIIDSFTSIMQESIRVNPSMVTKLRATFLKLASALDLPLLRINQANSADLLSVSQFYSGELVSYVRKVLQIIPESMFTSLAKIIKLQIHDIMEVPTRLDKDKLKDYSQLGARYEVAKFTHDISIFTEGILMMKTTLVGIIKVDPKQLLEDGIRKELVKRVAYALHKGLIFNPKSKPSELMPKLKDMAATMDGFYRSFEYIQDYVSIYGLKIWQEEVSRIINYNVEQECNSFLRTKIQDWQSVHQSTHIPIPKFPSVDESATFIGRLCREILRITDPKITCYIEQMNTWYDLKSHQEVTNNRLFSEIQNTLGTFGLNGLDRLLCFMIVKELQNFLTMLQKNILRDKSVLDVLKAMLGAVNPIQGIVANASKVYANAVAKTQKIWGPYLEAIMKVGQMQILRQQIANELNFSCKFDSKHLAAALENLNKSLLADIEAHYQDPSLPYPKEDNILLYEITASLEAAGIHNPLNKIYITTKRLPYFPIINFLFVIAQLQKLQYSKNRGMTCKKAADPVDWPPLVLGLLTLLKQFHSRYTQQFLALIGQFVRSVMEQCTSQKIPDMPSDVVGALMFLEDYVKYTKLSRRVAEAHVPSFIFDEFRTVL, from the exons GGTCCCGAGTATTACGAAGGGAAGCTGGAAGCCAAACCCGACCTTCAAGACCTGGATGAAGAGTTTAGAGAGAACAACATTGAGATTCTGTCGAGGTTCTATCTGGCTTTCGAGAGTGCCCACAAATATATAGTGGATCTCAACAG ATATTTGGATGACCTACATGAGGGTGTTTATATTCAGCAGACCCTGGAGACTGTGCTTCTAAATGAGGATGGAAAACAGCTTCTA TGTGAAGCTCTGTATCTGTACGGAGTCATGTTGCTGGTCATTGACCAAAAGATTGAAGGGGAGGTCCGAGAGAGGATGCTCGTTTCCTACTATAGATACAG cGCTGCTCGTTCATCAGGAGACTCCAACCTCGACGACATCTGTAAGCTCCTCCGTAGCACCGGCTTCTCCAGCCAGCCTGGAGCCAAACGTCCGGCCAACTACCCAGAGAGCTACTTCCAGAGAGTTCCCATCAGCAGCACCTTCATCAGCATGGTCATTGGGAGGCTGCGCTCTGACGACATCTACAATCAA GTTTCTGCGTACCCTCTGCCAGAGCATCGTAGCACAGCGCTGGCTAACCAGGCAGCCATGCTGTATGTCTGCCTTTACTTTAGCCCTTCCATACTGCAGACCCAGCAGGCCAAGATGAGGGAGATAGTGGACAAGTACTTCCCTGACAACTGG GTTATCAGTATCTACATGGGGATCACAGTGAACCTGGTGGAGGCCTGGGAACCGTACAAAGCTGCCAAGATTGCTCTCAACTATACTCTGGAAACTGCTAATATCAAAGAGCAG GCCTCTAGATATGCAGCGGGCATGGAGTCCCTGAGGCCTCaggtgcagcagctgctgaaggaAGGTTTCCTGAGGGAGGAGATAATCCTGGACAACATTCCCAAACTGCTCAACTGTCTGAGGGACTGTAACGTCGCCATCCGCTGGCTGATGCTGCACTCTGCAGAGTCTG CCTACGACCCAAACAACAAGCGTCTTCGTCAAATCAAAGATCAAGTGCTCAACGACTCCAAGTACAAACCCAGGATCCTTTTCCAGCTTCTGCTCGATACTGCCCAGTTTGAGTTCACGCTCAAAGAG ATGTTCAAGCAGATGCTGTCAGAGAAGCAGATCAAATGGGAGAGCTACAAGAATGAGGGATCAGAGAGAATGATGGAGCTGGCCGAAGTCTTCTCCGGCGTCAAACCGCTCACCCGGGTGGAGAAAAACG AGAACCTACAAGCCTGGTTCAGAGAAATCTCAAAGCAGATTGAGTCTTTAAACTATGAGGACTCTACGGCTGCCGGGAGGAAGACGGTGCAGCTCATACAGGCTCTGGTTGAG GTCCAGGAGTTCCACCAGTTGGAGTCGAACCTGCAGATTTGTCAGTTCCTGGCTGACACCAGGAAGTTCCTGCACCAGATGATCCGCACCATCAACATCAAAGAAGAAGTCCTCATCACCATGCAGATAGTCGGAGACCTGTCGTACGCATGGCAGATCATTGACAG cttcacatcCATAATGCAGGAGAGCATCAGAGTTAACCCGTCCATGGTCACAAAGCTGAGAGCTACATTTCTGAAG CTGGCATCTGCTCTGGATCTGCCGTTGCTCCGGATCAACCAAGCCAACAGTGCGGACCTGCTGAGTGTTTCCCAGTTCTACTCGGGAGAGTTGGTGTCTTATGTCAGAAAG GTGCTTCAGATCATCCCAGAAAGTATGTTCACTTCTCTGGCCAAAATCATCAAGCTTCAGATCCACGACATCATGGAAGTGCCCACCCGGCTGGACAAGGACAAGCTGAAGGACTACTCCCAGCTCGGGGCGCGCTACGAG GTGGCCAAATTCACCCATGACATCTCCATTTTCACTGAGGGGATTCTGATGATGAAGACCACTCTTGTTGGGATCATTAAG GTGGATCCTAAGCAGCTTCTGGAGGATGGCATCAGGAAGGAGCTGGTGAAGAGGGTGGCCTATGCCCTGCACAAAGGATTGATCTTCAACCCCAAGTCTAAG CCCAGCGAGCTGATGCCCAAGTTGAAGGACATGGCGGCCACCATGGACGGGTTCTACAGGTCGTTTGAGTACATCCAAGACTATGTCAGCATTTATGGCCTTAAAATCTGGCAGGAGGAAGTGTCACGTATCATCAACTACAATGTGGAGCAGGAGTGTAACAGCTTCCTCAGGACCAAG ATCCAGGACTGGCAGAGTGTGCACCAGTCCACCCACATCCCCATCCCCAAGTTTCCCTCTGTGGATGAGTCTGCCACCTTCATCGGCCGTCTCTGCAGAGAAATCCTCAGAATCACTGATCCAAA GATAACTTGCTACATTGAACAGATGAACACCTGGTACGACCTGAAGAGCCACCAGGAGGTGACCAACAACAGGCTGTTCTCTGAAATCCAGAACACTCTGGGAACCTTTGGCCTCAACGGACTGGACCGTCTGCTCTGCTTCATGATCGTCAAGGAGCTGCAG AACTTCCTGACAATGCTTCAGAAGAACATCCTGAGGGACAAATCAGTGCTGGATGTCTTGAAAGCAATGCTTGGTGCTGTCAACCCAATTCAGGGAATTGTGG CTAATGCCAGCAAAGTGTACGCAAACGCCGTGGCCAAAACACAGAAGATCTGGGGCCCATACCTGGAGGCCATCATGAAG GTTGGTCAGATGCAGATTCTCAGACAGCAGATCGCTAATGAGCTGAACTTCTCATGCAAGTTTGACTCCAAACACCTGGCTGCTGCCCTGGAGAACCTCAACAA GTCTCTGCTGGCCGACATCGAAGCTCACTACCAGGACCCATCTCTGCCATACCCAAAAGAGGACAACATTCTTCTGTACGAGATCACCGCCTCCCTGGAGGCTGCCGGCATTCACAACCCGCTCAACAAG ATCTACATCACCACCAAGCGCCTACCCTACTTTCCCATTatcaacttcctgtttgttatTGCTCAGCTGCAAAAACTTCAGTATAGCAAAAACCGAG GAATGACGTGCAAGAAAGCTGCAGACCCGGTCGACTGGCCTCCGCTGGTGCTCGGCCTGCTCACCCTCCTTAAGCAGTTCCACTCCAGATACACACAGCAGTTCTTGGCTCTTATTGGTCAGTTTGTCCGCTCAGTCATGGAGCAGTGCACAAG TCAGAAAATCCCTGACATGCCCTCTGATGTGGTGGGAGCCCTGATGTTCCTGGAAGACTATGTGAAGTACACTAAACTGTCACGTAGG GTGGCTGAAGCTCATGTGCCCAGTTTCATTTTTGATGAGTTCAGAACCGTACTGTGA
- the lratd2b gene encoding protein LRATD2, producing MGNQVEKLTHLNYAGVPTADPNGFDPEDEGPRIGVSYIFSNDDQDDQDEPMDHYSSSSDSGGPGSHEEKPFDPQEEVQCAVFYREESVFERSSGAATQPAESLLNRCRPGDLLEFVATGQYPHWAVYVGDFQVIHLHRAEIKNNFLSDVSQGKKGRIVNGLYRYRALPPEVIVRNARDYVGCRDQELYWRNSECFAAWCRFGKREFKIGGEIRIGKQPYRLKLLFSEKQHHVLEFQSLEDVIMEKRRNDQIGKVAVMQELANHLNATHEIKEERFVN from the coding sequence ATGGGGAACCAGGTGGAGAAACTTACGCATTTGAATTACGCAGGGGTGCCCACCGCGGACCCGAATGGCTTCGACCCGGAGGACGAGGGACCGCGCATCGGCGTCTCGTACATCTTCTCCAACGACGACCAGGACGACCAGGACGAGCCCATGGACCACTACTCTTCCTCCTCGGACAGCGGGGGCCCGGGGAGCCACGAGGAGAAGCCCTTCGACccacaggaggaggtgcagtgCGCGGTGTTCTACCGGGAGGAGAGCGTGTTCGAGAGGAGCAGCGGAGCCGCCACGCAGCCGGCGGAGAGCCTCCTGAACCGGTGCCGGCCCGGGGACCTGCTGGAGTTCGTGGCCACGGGGCAGTACCCGCACTGGGCCGTGTACGTGGGGGACTTCCAGGTGATCCACTTGCACCGGGCGGAGATCAAGAACAACTTCCTCAGCGACGTGAGCCAGGGCAAGAAGGGCCGGATCGTGAACGGGCTCTACAGGTACCGTGCGCTCCCGCCGGAGGTGATCGTGCGCAACGCCCGGGACTACGTGGGCTGCCGGGACCAGGAGCTCTACTGGAGGAACTCCGAGTGCTTCGCCGCCTGGTGCCGCTTCGGCAAAAGGGAGTTCAAGATCGGAGGGGAGATCCGGATCGGGAAGCAGCCGTAcagactgaagctgctgttCTCCGAGAAGCAGCACCACGTCCTGGAGTTCCAGAGCCTGGAGGACGTGAtcatggagaagaggaggaacgaTCAGATCGGGAAAGTGGCCGTGATGCAAGAGCTGGCCAACCACCTGAACGCCACACATGAAATCAAAGAGGAGCGATTTGTCAACTGA